The Nitrospira sp. nucleotide sequence TCCCCGGCCACCGCGCCTCCCAGCGAGCGACCGAAAATCACCAGACGTTCCGGCCTGATTCGACAAACGCGCGTGAGATAGTCATAGGCCCCGATCGCATCCTGATACAGCCCGTTTTCCGACGGCCGCCCCTGGCTCCTCCCATATCCTCGATAATCGAAGAGAAACACCGAGAGCCCCAACCGATATAGGGCACGGAGATTGTCCAACCGATGGACCATATTGCCGGCATTGCCGTGACACCACAGCAGGACCGGAGACGCAGCAGACTGCTCCGCATACCAACCGAACAGTTTCGTCCCATCGGCAGCCTGAAACCAGACATCCTCCAACGGCACGCCGCCGGTCGCGGACCAATCGCCCTCTTTCCACGGCTCCGGATGATAGACAAAGAATTGATCGAGCAGACTCATGGCAGCTTAGAACCGCAGCCCAACCCCGACCACTCCATAATGAACGCGAAAATCTACCGCGAGGCCGTCCCAATGGTAGTTGGCAGAGAAGTAGCGATACTCTCCGAAGACATAGACCTTCGGGCTGACCATGACCTGAGCCCCCGCCAGATACTGATGCCCGAATGCGCGCGCGGACTCGAAATCCTTATCGGCCCGCCCGATGATATTGGGATTGAGCAACGTCCCATGCGACCAGCCGCCACCGATCCCGATGTAGGGCGTCACAACCTCCCCCGGATACCGGAGCACCAGGTTGACCATGGTATTCAGCACCAGCAAGCTTGAGCGCCCGGTCCCATTGTTGTGTCCGTTCGCCGTATTCGGGAAGGAAAGTGCGCCGCCATGCCCGTAGGAATCAATCTCGATACCGAGCATCCGGCGCGTGGCATGTGGGAAAAGGCCGATTTTCAACCCCGCGCCGAAGCCATGCTGAACTGAAGCCGGCACCGTATCGCCCTGGTTGAAGAGGGTCTGGTCCCTCGGCCAACTCCCCAGCAAATACCCGCCCAGATCGATTTCGCCGAATTCCGCGCTGCCGGCTGCGAGCGGATGCCAGAGGGAACCTAAGAGAAAACACAGGAAGATGGGAAGCCACATACACGTCGTACCGTACCATGTAGGAGGCCACTGAACGAAGAAAGAAAAAAGGGTCTTCGGGATACTCTCCCGAAGACCCTTTCTCAGAGGGATAACTAACCGGATCAGCTGCCCTTAACGATCGTGCACCATTCGCCAAGGATGACGAGAATGTTCTTCGCCGAGTGATCAACCGACGCCACCGTGGTGATCCCGCCGGCCGCTTTCGCTGCCGAGACGCTGGCATCACCCGTTGCTACCCAGCCCAGAATCGAGGTACCGCAGGCCTTACCTTCCTTCGTGGCGCTGTTGTGGGTCGTGGCCACATCGCCGTACTTCGTTTCGTTGTAGATTCCACCCGCCATCGGAGACGCCACGATCTGACAGCCCGTGAGGCTGAGATACGCTGCGCTGATCAGGCTCAGAGAAAACAAGACGGTCACCTTCTTCATAAGTCCTCCCTCTCGAGGTTAGTTGATGGCGCCCACCAAGTTGGGGCTCTACGTGGCGGGAGTATAGGTAACCTGCCCAGGCTTGTCAATCGCAAAGCCCGCCAGGCGCGGCCAGATACTGCCAAGCCGTACAAACCCTAGGTCCAT carries:
- a CDS encoding alpha/beta fold hydrolase gives rise to the protein MSLLDQFFVYHPEPWKEGDWSATGGVPLEDVWFQAADGTKLFGWYAEQSAASPVLLWCHGNAGNMVHRLDNLRALYRLGLSVFLFDYRGYGRSQGRPSENGLYQDAIGAYDYLTRVCRIRPERLVIFGRSLGGAVAGELATQRPAMGLLLESCFPSIEAVARHHYMGLPLHWLLGASFR
- a CDS encoding porin family protein gives rise to the protein MWLPIFLCFLLGSLWHPLAAGSAEFGEIDLGGYLLGSWPRDQTLFNQGDTVPASVQHGFGAGLKIGLFPHATRRMLGIEIDSYGHGGALSFPNTANGHNNGTGRSSLLVLNTMVNLVLRYPGEVVTPYIGIGGGWSHGTLLNPNIIGRADKDFESARAFGHQYLAGAQVMVSPKVYVFGEYRYFSANYHWDGLAVDFRVHYGVVGVGLRF
- a CDS encoding TRL-like family protein → MKKVTVLFSLSLISAAYLSLTGCQIVASPMAGGIYNETKYGDVATTHNSATKEGKACGTSILGWVATGDASVSAAKAAGGITTVASVDHSAKNILVILGEWCTIVKGS